A stretch of Flavobacterium sp. N1994 DNA encodes these proteins:
- a CDS encoding hydroxymethylglutaryl-CoA lyase produces the protein MSTVKIIECPRDAMQGIKTFIPTQKKVDYIQSLLRVGFDTIDFGSFVSPKAIPQMQDTAEVLAQLDLSQTQSKLLAIIANTQGAQMAATHKEIQYLGFPFSISENFQMRNTHKTIAESLVTLQEILNIADASNKEVVAYLSMGFGNPYGDPWNVEIVGEWTEKLANMGVKILSLSDTVGSSTPEVITYLFSNLIPKYPSIEFGAHLHTTPDKWHEKVNAAYQAGCVRFDGAIQGFGGCPMAKDDLTGNMPTEKLLSYFTQQKAVTNTSPMSFESSYNEASKLFGEFH, from the coding sequence ATGAGTACAGTTAAAATTATAGAATGTCCACGTGATGCCATGCAAGGCATTAAAACTTTCATCCCTACTCAGAAGAAAGTAGATTACATTCAGTCACTACTCCGTGTAGGTTTTGATACCATTGATTTTGGAAGTTTTGTATCCCCTAAAGCGATACCTCAAATGCAAGACACTGCAGAAGTTTTAGCACAATTAGATTTATCCCAAACCCAAAGCAAACTCTTAGCCATTATTGCCAATACTCAGGGAGCTCAAATGGCGGCTACTCATAAAGAAATTCAGTATCTAGGTTTTCCCTTTTCCATATCCGAAAACTTTCAAATGCGGAATACCCATAAAACCATTGCGGAAAGTTTAGTAACCCTTCAAGAAATATTAAACATTGCCGATGCTTCAAATAAAGAAGTAGTAGCCTACCTTTCTATGGGATTCGGGAATCCTTATGGTGATCCTTGGAATGTGGAAATTGTAGGCGAATGGACTGAAAAGTTAGCCAATATGGGGGTTAAAATCTTATCGCTTTCCGACACTGTTGGAAGCTCTACTCCAGAGGTCATCACTTATTTGTTTTCCAATTTAATTCCGAAATACCCTAGTATCGAATTTGGGGCTCATTTACATACCACTCCAGACAAATGGCATGAGAAAGTAAATGCTGCTTACCAAGCCGGTTGTGTCCGTTTTGATGGCGCAATACAAGGTTTTGGCGGTTGCCCAATGGCTAAAGATGACTTAACAGGGAATATGCCCACAGAGAAACTCCTCTCCTATTTTACCCAACAAAAAGCTGTCACCAATACTAGTCCAATGAGTTTTGAAAGCTCTTATAATGAAGCGTCTAAACTATTTGGCGAATTTCACTAA
- a CDS encoding DUF2147 domain-containing protein codes for MNIKVKALLVFLFFFQISFSQTVLGKWKTIDDETGKEKGIVEIFEHKGKVYGRIIEIFEADKKHLKCEKCEGDEKSKPILGMVIIKGLKFNDGVYEGGKILDPKNGKSYHCKITLEGKDKLIVRGYIGIPLFGRSQTWIRLT; via the coding sequence ATGAATATAAAGGTAAAAGCATTACTCGTTTTTTTGTTCTTTTTCCAAATCAGTTTTTCACAAACGGTTTTAGGAAAATGGAAGACTATTGATGATGAAACTGGAAAAGAGAAAGGCATTGTTGAGATTTTTGAGCATAAAGGCAAAGTGTATGGCAGAATAATTGAAATTTTTGAAGCCGATAAAAAGCATCTTAAATGCGAAAAGTGTGAAGGCGACGAGAAGAGTAAACCTATTTTAGGAATGGTTATCATTAAAGGATTAAAATTTAATGATGGAGTGTATGAGGGTGGAAAGATTCTCGATCCAAAAAATGGGAAAAGTTATCATTGTAAAATAACCTTAGAAGGGAAAGATAAATTAATTGTCAGAGGCTATATTGGTATTCCTCTTTTTGGAAGATCACAAACTTGGATTAGACTAACATAA
- a CDS encoding quinone-dependent dihydroorotate dehydrogenase has product MYKLLIRPILFWFDPEEVHYFSFSFIRFISKIPFVSNLLKSIYEVKDTRLEREVFGLKFKNPVGLAAGFDKDAKCYKELSNFGFGFIEIGTLTPKPQDGNPKKRLFRLKKDSAIINRMGFNNGGVAAAVLRLKKNNGVLIGGNIGKNKVTPNEEATSDYLLCFEALFDYIDYFVVNVSSPNTPNLRALQDKEPLTNLLQTLQNKNLGKPKQKPILLKIAPDLTDEQLLDIIEIVNETKIAGVIATNTTISREGLHSENKTEIGGLSGKPLTKRSTEVIRFLSKKSNNAFPIIGVGGIHSPEDALEKLEAGASLIQLYTGFIYEGPALVTEINKALLK; this is encoded by the coding sequence ATGTACAAATTACTAATTCGCCCCATTTTATTTTGGTTTGATCCCGAAGAAGTACATTATTTCTCCTTTAGTTTTATCCGATTTATATCCAAAATTCCGTTTGTTTCAAATCTTTTAAAATCGATATACGAAGTAAAAGATACTCGACTAGAACGTGAAGTCTTTGGTCTAAAATTTAAAAACCCAGTGGGATTAGCAGCCGGATTTGATAAAGATGCTAAGTGCTATAAAGAGCTATCGAACTTTGGTTTCGGATTTATTGAAATAGGAACCTTAACGCCAAAACCTCAAGACGGAAATCCAAAAAAACGCTTATTCCGATTAAAAAAAGATAGTGCTATTATTAACCGAATGGGATTTAATAATGGCGGAGTTGCAGCTGCAGTTTTGAGATTAAAAAAGAATAACGGCGTTTTAATCGGCGGTAACATCGGTAAAAACAAAGTCACTCCCAACGAAGAAGCTACTTCTGATTACTTACTATGTTTTGAAGCATTATTTGATTATATCGATTATTTTGTAGTCAATGTTAGTTCCCCAAATACTCCAAATCTTAGAGCCTTACAAGACAAAGAGCCGTTGACTAATTTATTGCAAACCCTTCAGAATAAAAATTTAGGAAAACCAAAACAAAAACCTATCCTATTAAAAATAGCACCCGATTTAACCGACGAACAATTATTGGATATCATTGAAATTGTAAACGAAACCAAAATTGCCGGTGTGATTGCCACTAACACCACAATCTCAAGAGAAGGGCTACATTCAGAAAATAAAACGGAGATAGGCGGATTATCTGGAAAACCCTTGACTAAACGTTCAACTGAAGTGATTCGTTTTCTTTCGAAAAAAAGCAATAATGCCTTTCCAATTATTGGTGTAGGCGGAATCCATTCTCCTGAAGATGCTTTAGAAAAACTAGAAGCTGGAGCTAGCTTAATCCAATTGTATACCGGATTTATTTATGAAGGCCCAGCATTAGTTACCGAAATCAATAAAGCACTTTTGAAATAA
- the guaB gene encoding IMP dehydrogenase: MKAHTTKIVGEGLTYDDVLLIPNYSEVLPREVSIQSKFSRNITLNVPIVSAAMDTVTESSMAIAMAQEGGIGVLHKNMTIEQQAAKVRKVKRAEAGMIIDPVTLPLTATVGDAKQAMKEYGIGGIPVVDENGILKGIATNRDLRFEKINSRSILEVMTSENLVTAAEGTTLQEAEVILQKNKIEKLPVVNDDFKLIGLITFRDITKLAQKPIANKDRFGRLRVAAALGVTADALERATALVNAGVDAVIIDTAHGHTQGVVSVLKEVKAKFPHLDVVVGNIATPEAALYLVENGADAVKVGIGPGSICTTRVVAGVGFPQFSAVLEVAAALRGTGVPVIADGGIRYTGDIPKAIAAGADSVMLGSLLAGTKESPGETIIFEGRKFKSYRGMGSIEAMEDGSKDRYFQDVEDDIKKLVPEGIVGRVPYKGELNESMQQFVGGLRAGMGYCGAKDIPTLQETGRFVRITTSGIGESHPHNVTITKEAPNYSR, from the coding sequence ATGAAAGCACACACTACTAAAATCGTTGGAGAAGGATTAACCTACGACGATGTACTGCTCATCCCCAATTATTCCGAAGTTTTACCACGCGAAGTCAGTATCCAATCGAAGTTTTCGAGAAACATTACTTTAAATGTTCCTATCGTTTCTGCTGCAATGGATACGGTAACCGAAAGCTCTATGGCGATTGCTATGGCACAAGAAGGCGGCATCGGAGTATTACACAAAAACATGACCATTGAGCAACAGGCGGCCAAAGTCAGAAAAGTAAAACGAGCTGAAGCCGGAATGATTATCGATCCAGTCACTTTACCCCTAACCGCTACAGTTGGTGATGCCAAACAAGCCATGAAAGAATATGGTATTGGTGGCATACCTGTAGTAGATGAAAACGGAATATTAAAAGGAATAGCCACTAACCGTGATTTACGTTTTGAAAAAATAAATTCACGTTCGATATTGGAAGTCATGACTTCTGAAAATCTAGTGACCGCTGCAGAAGGAACTACTTTGCAAGAAGCCGAAGTCATACTCCAAAAAAATAAAATTGAAAAACTTCCCGTAGTTAATGATGATTTCAAACTTATCGGCTTAATTACGTTTAGAGATATTACGAAACTGGCTCAAAAACCTATTGCCAATAAAGATCGATTTGGACGTCTAAGAGTTGCCGCTGCTTTAGGAGTTACGGCCGATGCTTTAGAAAGAGCTACTGCTTTAGTTAATGCTGGAGTAGATGCCGTAATCATCGATACGGCCCACGGTCACACACAAGGTGTCGTAAGTGTTTTAAAAGAAGTGAAAGCCAAGTTTCCTCATTTGGATGTGGTTGTTGGTAACATTGCTACTCCAGAAGCCGCTTTGTATTTAGTGGAGAATGGTGCCGATGCGGTTAAAGTAGGTATTGGTCCAGGTTCGATTTGTACTACTCGAGTAGTAGCTGGCGTTGGATTTCCTCAATTCTCTGCCGTTTTAGAAGTCGCTGCTGCTTTAAGAGGCACTGGTGTTCCTGTTATTGCCGATGGTGGTATACGTTACACAGGCGATATTCCGAAAGCTATTGCTGCTGGTGCTGATTCGGTAATGCTAGGTTCTTTATTAGCTGGCACCAAAGAATCTCCGGGAGAAACCATCATCTTTGAAGGAAGAAAATTCAAATCCTATAGAGGAATGGGTTCTATTGAAGCCATGGAAGATGGTTCTAAAGACCGTTATTTCCAAGACGTGGAAGACGATATTAAAAAATTAGTTCCAGAAGGCATTGTTGGAAGAGTACCTTATAAAGGCGAATTAAACGAAAGCATGCAACAATTCGTTGGTGGACTTCGTGCCGGAATGGGATACTGTGGTGCCAAGGACATTCCCACTTTGCAAGAAACGGGTCGTTTTGTTAGAATTACTACCAGCGGTATAGGCGAAAGTCATCCACATAATGTGACGATTACTAAAGAGGCACCGAATTATTCTAGATAA
- a CDS encoding YihY/virulence factor BrkB family protein, with protein MAQTSENTFSKLPVIKQIVYLLNKIKLPWLHGMSLYELLDLYFAGIVEGDISYRATAIAFSFFMALFPFALFILNLIPYIPIQGFQEDFLGFVQQSVPPTTYDAIYKIINDILHNSHSGLLSTGFVMAIFLMTNGVNAILGGFESSHHIHVSLKRKFFKQYVVALALSIVLSFLLLITVAAIVIFEVFIQKTKIQDVLSDKIHLIEMGRYGFVILMILMATSLLFRFGIKGDRKRSFISIGSVVTTILIIISSYFFGIWVVKFSKYNELYGSIGTLLIVMFYIWINSMVLLLGFDLNASINHIKREKQKELDTL; from the coding sequence ATGGCACAAACATCAGAAAATACATTTTCAAAACTTCCTGTAATCAAGCAGATAGTTTATTTATTGAACAAAATAAAATTACCATGGCTTCATGGAATGTCTTTATATGAATTACTCGACTTATATTTTGCAGGTATTGTTGAGGGAGATATTTCTTATCGGGCTACAGCGATTGCTTTTAGCTTTTTTATGGCCTTGTTTCCGTTTGCGCTTTTTATACTGAATCTTATCCCATACATACCCATTCAAGGTTTTCAAGAAGATTTTTTAGGATTCGTTCAGCAAAGCGTTCCACCAACGACTTATGATGCTATTTATAAAATCATTAACGATATTTTGCATAATAGTCATAGTGGATTGTTGTCTACAGGGTTTGTCATGGCTATTTTTTTAATGACCAATGGAGTCAATGCCATTCTAGGTGGTTTTGAAAGTTCGCATCATATTCATGTTTCCTTAAAGCGTAAGTTTTTCAAACAATATGTTGTGGCACTAGCTTTATCAATTGTGCTGTCATTTTTACTTTTAATTACTGTGGCAGCGATTGTAATCTTTGAGGTTTTTATTCAAAAAACAAAAATTCAGGATGTCTTATCGGATAAAATTCATCTGATTGAAATGGGAAGATATGGTTTCGTTATTTTAATGATATTGATGGCTACTTCTTTATTATTTCGCTTTGGTATTAAAGGGGACAGAAAGAGATCATTCATCTCTATTGGCTCTGTTGTCACTACGATTTTGATCATTATTTCGTCTTACTTTTTTGGAATTTGGGTAGTGAAATTTTCAAAATATAATGAGCTTTATGGTTCAATAGGTACTTTGTTAATTGTAATGTTTTATATTTGGATTAATTCAATGGTTTTGCTTTTAGGCTTTGATTTGAATGCTTCCATTAATCATATTAAACGTGAGAAACAAAAAGAATTAGATACACTATGA
- a CDS encoding cation-translocating P-type ATPase, with translation MAENQKISNGLSANEVIVSRKKNGINSIEHQQKNHFLISVLEMIKEPMFLLLVSAASIYYITGDYGDGVFMTLAILLVATISLFQEARSRNAIDALKKLSQPKSKVIRDSKLIEIPSEEIVLGDVIQVEEGTFIPADAIILQSNDFSVNEAILTGESLSVFKSESAEVKQVFQGTIVATGLAICEVTAIGNQTSLGKIGKSLEAIEEEKTPLQIQITHFVKKMSVVGLIIFAIVWGLNYFHSKAVLDSLLKALTIAMSVIPEEIPVAFTTFMALGAWRLMKMGIITKQTKTVETLGSATVICTDKTGTITENKMSLAQLYLFKSNTIVNTDIKLNPEAEEVLSYAMWSSEPIPFEAMELAVHEAYAQLESVDERPHFKLIHEYPLGGKPPMMTHVFEDANGKRIIAAKGAPEALLEVSNLSDKEKNQIATAITTITNQGYRVLGVGVADFSGNDFPKTQQEFKFTFKGLVAFYDPPKANIQQVFETFYKAGIQVKIVTGDNAATTSTIARQVGFKGADKVLNGDELMAMDEATLKVKVMETAIFTRMFPEAKLKIIQALKDNHQIVAMTGDGVNDGPALKSAHIGIAMGKKGTEIAKQAANLILIDDDFSKMIDAIAMGRKIYLNLKKAIQYIISIHIPIILIVFIPLALGWIYSTIFTPVHIIFLEIIMGPTCSIIYENEPMERNLMLQKPRPLTTTFFNLKEITISIIQGLVITLGLLFVYQYCVDAGFSEKYTRTTIFLTLITSNIFLTLENRSIYYSIFTTIRYKNNLVLMIIGITIAVTSLLLYVPVFSRFFLFEKVDSAQIGFSVLVAFVSVMWIEIYKLFKRKKH, from the coding sequence ATGGCAGAAAATCAAAAAATTAGCAATGGACTTTCAGCCAATGAAGTTATTGTTTCGAGGAAGAAGAACGGTATCAATTCTATTGAACACCAACAAAAAAACCATTTTCTGATATCAGTACTCGAAATGATAAAAGAGCCCATGTTTCTGCTCTTAGTGTCGGCTGCTAGTATCTATTATATTACTGGAGATTATGGCGATGGTGTTTTTATGACGCTAGCTATTTTGTTGGTGGCTACTATTTCCTTGTTTCAAGAAGCCAGAAGCAGAAACGCCATCGATGCTTTAAAAAAGTTATCTCAACCTAAAAGTAAAGTCATTAGGGATAGTAAACTAATTGAAATTCCAAGTGAAGAAATTGTGTTAGGAGATGTGATTCAAGTGGAAGAAGGCACTTTTATTCCGGCTGATGCTATTATTTTACAATCGAATGATTTCTCCGTTAATGAAGCTATTTTGACAGGCGAGTCTTTATCGGTTTTCAAAAGTGAATCGGCTGAAGTGAAGCAAGTATTTCAAGGCACTATCGTTGCCACGGGTTTAGCGATATGCGAAGTAACGGCCATCGGCAATCAAACCAGTTTAGGAAAAATAGGCAAAAGTCTAGAAGCCATTGAAGAAGAGAAAACGCCATTACAAATTCAGATTACCCATTTTGTGAAGAAGATGTCTGTCGTTGGACTGATCATTTTTGCCATTGTTTGGGGACTGAATTACTTTCACTCCAAAGCCGTTTTAGATAGTTTGCTAAAGGCCTTAACTATAGCCATGAGTGTTATTCCGGAAGAAATCCCGGTAGCTTTTACCACTTTTATGGCATTGGGAGCTTGGCGTTTGATGAAAATGGGAATCATTACTAAACAAACCAAAACGGTTGAAACCTTAGGAAGCGCTACAGTAATTTGTACGGATAAAACGGGCACCATTACGGAGAACAAAATGAGTTTGGCACAATTGTATTTATTCAAATCGAATACCATTGTAAACACCGACATAAAACTAAATCCGGAAGCCGAAGAAGTTTTGAGTTATGCCATGTGGTCTAGCGAACCCATTCCGTTTGAAGCTATGGAACTTGCGGTTCATGAAGCTTACGCCCAATTAGAATCGGTTGATGAAAGACCTCATTTTAAATTAATTCACGAATACCCCTTAGGAGGAAAACCTCCCATGATGACTCATGTTTTTGAAGATGCTAACGGTAAAAGAATTATTGCTGCTAAAGGAGCTCCGGAAGCATTACTAGAAGTCAGCAACTTATCGGATAAAGAAAAAAATCAAATTGCAACCGCTATAACAACTATAACTAATCAAGGATATCGGGTTTTAGGAGTAGGAGTAGCGGATTTTTCAGGAAATGATTTTCCTAAGACACAGCAGGAATTTAAGTTTACTTTTAAAGGATTAGTTGCTTTTTATGACCCGCCAAAAGCGAATATTCAACAAGTATTTGAAACCTTTTATAAAGCAGGAATACAAGTTAAGATTGTTACAGGGGATAATGCAGCTACCACATCCACAATTGCTAGACAAGTAGGTTTTAAAGGAGCTGACAAAGTTTTAAATGGTGATGAATTAATGGCAATGGATGAAGCCACTTTAAAAGTAAAAGTGATGGAAACAGCCATTTTTACACGTATGTTTCCTGAAGCCAAGCTTAAAATTATACAAGCACTAAAAGACAACCATCAAATTGTAGCTATGACTGGTGATGGTGTTAATGATGGACCTGCTTTAAAATCGGCACACATAGGCATTGCCATGGGTAAAAAAGGAACTGAAATTGCAAAGCAAGCGGCTAATCTAATATTGATTGATGATGATTTTAGCAAAATGATTGATGCTATTGCTATGGGAAGAAAGATTTACCTAAATCTTAAAAAAGCCATTCAGTATATTATTTCGATTCATATTCCTATTATTCTGATTGTGTTTATTCCATTGGCTTTGGGATGGATATATTCTACTATCTTTACCCCAGTTCATATCATTTTTTTAGAAATCATTATGGGGCCAACTTGTTCCATAATTTATGAAAATGAACCTATGGAACGGAATTTAATGTTGCAAAAACCTAGACCGTTGACCACTACTTTTTTTAATTTAAAGGAAATAACGATTAGTATTATTCAAGGGCTAGTAATTACTTTAGGATTGCTTTTTGTGTATCAATATTGTGTTGATGCTGGTTTTTCTGAAAAGTATACACGAACCACTATTTTCTTGACTTTGATAACCTCTAACATCTTTCTGACTTTAGAAAACCGCTCTATTTATTATTCCATTTTCACCACCATTCGTTACAAAAACAATTTGGTTTTGATGATTATAGGCATCACTATTGCCGTAACCTCATTGTTGTTGTATGTCCCTGTTTTTTCAAGATTCTTCTTGTTTGAAAAAGTGGATAGTGCGCAAATAGGATTTAGTGTTTTGGTGGCTTTTGTCTCAGTAATGTGGATAGAAATTTATAAGCTTTTCAAAAGGAAAAAGCATTAG
- the nadC gene encoding carboxylating nicotinate-nucleotide diphosphorylase produces MISEEQFQKELTIIIQNGIREDIGPGDYSSLACIPDAAQGKAKLLVKDTGIIAGVSFAKMIFENVDPTLEIETFINDGAAVKHGDIVFHVSGSSQSILKAERLVLNSMQRMSAIATKTNQYVKLLEGTQTKILDTRKTTPGFRACEKWAVTIGGGENHRFALYDMIMLKDNHNDFAGGITKAINKTKAFLKHNNLDLKIIVEARNLDEIKEILENEGIYRILIDNFNFEDTRKAVAMIGDKCLTESSGNINEKTIREYAECGVNYISSGALTHSVYNMDLSLKAF; encoded by the coding sequence ATGATTTCAGAAGAACAGTTTCAAAAAGAACTTACTATCATTATTCAAAACGGAATCCGAGAGGATATTGGTCCAGGGGATTACAGTTCCTTGGCTTGTATTCCTGATGCTGCTCAAGGGAAAGCCAAACTTTTAGTAAAAGATACGGGTATTATTGCTGGAGTGTCATTCGCTAAAATGATATTCGAAAACGTAGACCCTACTTTAGAAATAGAAACCTTCATCAATGATGGAGCAGCGGTTAAGCATGGCGATATTGTTTTTCATGTTTCTGGAAGTTCGCAATCCATTTTGAAAGCGGAACGATTAGTATTGAATTCGATGCAAAGAATGTCGGCTATAGCTACCAAGACAAATCAGTATGTCAAATTATTAGAAGGTACCCAAACTAAGATTTTAGACACCCGAAAAACGACACCTGGATTTCGAGCTTGTGAAAAATGGGCGGTTACCATTGGAGGCGGAGAAAACCATCGTTTTGCCTTGTATGATATGATTATGTTGAAAGACAATCACAATGATTTTGCAGGAGGAATAACGAAAGCTATTAACAAAACCAAGGCCTTCTTGAAGCACAATAATTTAGACTTAAAGATTATTGTTGAAGCTCGAAACCTAGACGAAATAAAAGAAATTTTAGAAAACGAAGGTATTTACCGAATCCTAATTGACAATTTTAATTTTGAAGATACTCGCAAAGCTGTTGCAATGATTGGCGATAAGTGTTTAACTGAAAGTTCCGGAAATATTAATGAGAAAACCATTCGAGAGTATGCTGAATGTGGTGTCAATTATATTTCCTCAGGTGCATTAACGCATTCTGTTTATAATATGGATTTAAGTTTAAAAGCATTTTAA
- the priA gene encoding primosomal protein N', with protein MNYFIEVIIPLSLPKTFTYKISEAEYTFIKKGMRIAVPFGKSKIYTALVVDLHQTPPTLYEAKEIHQILDDKPIVNEFQIHHWFWIATYYMCTIGDVYRGALPSALLLESETIISQLTETFVDETALSDDEFLIYEALQHQSSLKVQNIVDILNKKTVLPVIQKLIAKNIVTLEQEIHEEYKPKLIKYIRLHENYLAEENLIALLDGLKSEKRKNVVLQYFQLQARERKPIALKQLIETAQTSASIIKALVDKLIFEEYYIQEDRVNFDANKIDSEFTLSDAQQKAHDEIVDLFVSKEVCLLHGVTSSGKTEIYTKLIEKYLADGKQVLYLLPEIALTTQLVSRLTKHFGNKVAVFHSKYSNNERVEVWNNVNQNSESAQIVIGARSALFLPFSNLGLIIVDEEHEQTFKQQDPAPRYHARDAAIVLANTHQAKVLLGSATPSIETYYNATSGKFGLVTLKERFGNVQMPEIELVDLKDSYFRKKMNGHFSLTLIDNITEAFANGEQVILFQNRRGFSPVLECMSCGHVPQCPQCDVSLTYHKYKNQLRCHYCGYNMSKPTNCHVCSSVDLETKGFGTEQIEIELAELFPTKNIKRMDQDTTRGKYSFEKIIDGFKNREIDVLVGTQMLAKGLDFDNVSLVGIMNADNMLYHPDFRAFERSFQMMTQVSGRSGRAEKRGKVIIQTYNPLHNVIQQVTNNDYEGMYKEQLYERKIYYYPPFYRLIKVTLKHRDFEKLKEGSMWLYQVVQQNLSIPVLGPEEPAIGRIRNEYIRTIMIKIPGETGLQSTKKTIQKVLNSFDLVSQYRTIKVTVNVDFY; from the coding sequence ATGAATTATTTCATTGAAGTTATCATTCCACTTTCATTACCTAAAACCTTTACATACAAGATTTCAGAAGCTGAATATACTTTTATTAAAAAAGGAATGCGAATTGCAGTTCCATTTGGAAAAAGTAAAATCTATACAGCACTTGTAGTCGACTTACATCAGACTCCGCCAACCCTTTACGAAGCCAAAGAAATTCATCAAATTCTGGATGATAAGCCTATTGTAAATGAATTCCAAATCCATCATTGGTTTTGGATTGCGACTTATTATATGTGCACTATTGGTGATGTCTATCGTGGTGCTTTGCCATCGGCTTTATTGTTAGAAAGCGAAACTATTATTTCTCAACTAACGGAAACCTTTGTTGATGAAACAGCATTGTCAGACGATGAGTTTTTGATTTATGAAGCATTGCAACATCAGAGCTCTTTGAAAGTGCAAAACATTGTTGATATTCTCAATAAGAAGACGGTGTTGCCAGTTATTCAAAAGCTGATAGCTAAAAATATTGTTACACTTGAGCAAGAAATTCACGAAGAATACAAACCTAAACTCATAAAATATATTCGATTACACGAAAATTATTTAGCTGAAGAAAATTTGATAGCACTTTTGGATGGTTTAAAATCGGAGAAGAGAAAAAATGTTGTACTTCAGTATTTTCAATTACAAGCTCGGGAACGAAAACCCATTGCTCTAAAACAACTAATAGAAACTGCTCAAACCTCTGCTTCAATAATTAAGGCATTGGTTGATAAATTAATCTTTGAGGAATATTACATTCAAGAAGACCGAGTAAATTTTGATGCCAATAAAATAGATTCTGAATTTACTTTAAGTGATGCACAACAAAAGGCGCATGATGAAATTGTGGATTTATTTGTTTCGAAAGAAGTTTGTTTGCTGCATGGTGTAACCTCTAGTGGCAAGACCGAAATCTATACTAAACTCATTGAAAAGTATCTTGCCGACGGTAAGCAAGTCCTATATTTATTGCCAGAAATTGCTTTAACAACACAATTAGTTTCTCGTTTGACAAAACACTTTGGAAATAAAGTGGCCGTTTTTCATTCCAAATACAGTAATAATGAAAGGGTAGAAGTTTGGAATAATGTTAATCAAAATTCAGAAAGTGCTCAAATCGTAATTGGAGCGAGGTCGGCTTTATTTTTACCTTTTTCCAATCTTGGTTTGATTATAGTAGATGAAGAACATGAACAAACCTTCAAACAACAAGACCCTGCGCCACGTTACCATGCTCGTGATGCTGCGATTGTTTTAGCCAATACCCATCAAGCTAAAGTTTTATTGGGCTCGGCTACTCCAAGTATTGAGACTTATTATAATGCTACTTCTGGGAAATTTGGTCTAGTAACATTGAAAGAACGTTTTGGCAATGTTCAAATGCCAGAAATTGAATTGGTTGATTTGAAAGACAGTTATTTCAGAAAGAAGATGAATGGGCATTTCAGTTTAACTCTGATTGATAATATAACTGAAGCTTTTGCCAATGGAGAACAAGTAATCTTGTTTCAAAATCGGAGAGGATTTTCCCCAGTCTTAGAATGTATGAGTTGTGGTCACGTTCCTCAATGTCCTCAATGCGATGTGAGTTTGACTTATCATAAATATAAAAATCAATTGCGCTGTCATTATTGTGGTTACAATATGTCAAAGCCAACGAATTGTCATGTTTGCTCGAGTGTTGATTTGGAGACGAAAGGATTTGGTACTGAACAAATCGAAATAGAGTTGGCCGAATTATTCCCAACCAAGAATATAAAGCGAATGGATCAAGATACAACTCGCGGTAAATACAGTTTCGAAAAAATTATTGATGGATTTAAGAATAGAGAAATTGATGTTTTGGTGGGAACCCAGATGCTGGCCAAAGGATTAGATTTTGATAATGTGAGTTTGGTGGGGATTATGAATGCAGACAATATGTTATATCATCCTGATTTTCGAGCTTTCGAAAGAAGTTTTCAAATGATGACTCAAGTTTCAGGTCGTTCAGGTAGAGCAGAGAAACGAGGGAAAGTGATTATTCAGACCTATAATCCGTTGCACAATGTTATTCAACAAGTGACTAATAATGATTATGAAGGGATGTATAAGGAACAATTGTATGAGCGAAAGATTTATTATTATCCTCCTTTCTATCGTTTGATAAAAGTGACCTTAAAGCATCGTGATTTTGAAAAATTAAAAGAAGGTTCGATGTGGCTCTATCAAGTAGTACAGCAAAATCTAAGTATACCAGTTCTAGGTCCAGAAGAGCCAGCTATTGGAAGAATCCGAAATGAATACATTCGGACCATAATGATTAAGATTCCAGGAGAAACGGGATTGCAAAGCACAAAAAAAACTATTCAGAAAGTTCTGAATAGTTTTGATTTGGTTTCACAATACAGGACTATAAAAGTGACTGTAAATGTTGATTTTTATTGA